The proteins below are encoded in one region of Raphanus sativus cultivar WK10039 unplaced genomic scaffold, ASM80110v3 Scaffold1745, whole genome shotgun sequence:
- the LOC130504705 gene encoding grpE protein homolog 2, mitochondrial-like — translation MFVPRILSRVSRSAGLRSSLSAAALPARNRTPIFSSRYHSIVNEFSQKIAAAQVLPLGSFPLQRFSFSSSSTTPESNEKESNAEASKTSGEKATAEANDSGPDSEPSNVSRRRKSAKRAAVPDSDSGSDDDDDEELSVDDLRKLVAEKAELLSEKEEEIKQMKDKVLRTYAEMENVMDRTRRDAENTKKYAIQNFAKSLLDVADNLGRASSVVKESFSKLDTTEDSAGATPLLKTLLEGVEMTEKQLAEVFKKFGMEKYDPINEPFDPNRHNAVFQVPDASKPEGTVAHVLKSGYTLFDRVIRPAEVGVTQGGEAEENKKESDA, via the exons ATGTTTGTTCCGAGAATTCTCTCGCGAGTTTCCCGCAGCGCGGGCTTACGCTCCTCTCTCTCCGCCGCCGCTCTTCCGGCGAGGAACCGGACTCCTATATTCTCGAGCCGGTATCACTCCATCGTTAACGAATTTTCACAAAAG ATTGCTGCAGCTCAGGTGCTGCCTCTTGGTTCGTTTCCACTCCAAAggttctctttttcttcttcctccaccACGCCTGAATCAAATGAAAAGGAGAGCAACGCTGAAGCCTCGAAGACATCTGGAGAGAAAGCTACAGCTGAGGCAAACGATTCAGGTCCTGACTCAGAACCCTCCAATGTTTCGAGAAGGAGGAAAAGTGCTAAACGAGCTGCAGTTCCTGATTCAGATTCCgggagtgatgatgatgatgatgaggagtTGTCCGTGGATGATTTGAGGAAGCTCGTTGCTGAGAAGGCAGAGCTGCTTTCTGAAAAGGAGGAAGAGATTAAGCAAATGAAAGATAAAGTTCTTCGCACTTACGCAGAGATGGAGAATGTTATGGACAGAACAAGACGTGATGCTGAAAACACCAAGAAGTATGCCATACAG AATTTTGCAAAGAGCCTTTTGGATGTGGCGGATAATCTTGGAAGAGCTTCTTCGGTTGTCAAGGAAAGCTTCTCAAAGCTTGACACTACGGAAGATTCAGCCGGAGCTACTCCGCTCTTAAAGACCCTTTTAGAAGGTGTGGAGATGACTGAGAAACAGCTTGCTGAG GTGTTTAAGAAATTTGGTATGGAGAAGTACGATCCTATCAACGAGCCGTTTGATCCAAACAGACATAACGCAGTGTTTCAAGTCCCAGATGCTTCTAAGCCAGAAGGCACAGTTGCTCATGTCCTGAAG TCTGGTTACACGTTGTTTGATCGAGTTATAAGACCGGCTGAGGTTGGTGTTACTCAAGGAGGAGAGGCtgaagaaaacaagaaagagTCTGATGCTTAA
- the LOC108819971 gene encoding phosphatidate cytidylyltransferase 3 produces MEKDKNQNSPRIRKLRDNNSYPPNTPTSRMNNNNQRDNHYHNFPNSPRDYNQTPSSPTARLRWRNRSNEIPAEVKRGNASNVRNLLLGDKNKYRSMWIRTCSSLWMLGGVVFIIYMGHLYIWAMVVGIQIFMAKELFFLLRRAHEDRRLPGFRLLNWHFFFTAMLFVYGRILQQQLVNTVSSDRFIYKLVSGLIKYQMVICYFLYIAGFMWFILTLKKKMYKYQFGQYAWTHMILIVVFTQSSFVVANIFEGIFWFLLPAALIAMNDVAAYFFGFYFGKTPLIKLSPKKTWEGFIGASVATTISAFLFANVLGQFQWLTCPRKDLSTGWLHCDPGPLFRPEYFPLPSWIASFSPWKEISILPVQWHAFSLGLFASVIAPFGGFFASGFKRAFKIKDFGDSIPGHGGFTDRMDCQMVMAVFAYIYIQSFIVHQDYSVEMILDQISRSLGHEEQKMLYAKLGDILRHKLQGGF; encoded by the exons ATGGAGAAAGATAAGAATCAGAACTCTCCACGAATTAGAAAGCTAAGGGACAACAATAGTTATCCTCCCAACACACCAACCTCTCGGATGAACAACAATAACCAAAGAGATAACCACTATCACAACTTCCCAAACTCTCCTAGGGATTACAACCAAACTCCCAGCTCTCCTACAGCTCGCCTTCGTTGGAGAAACCGATCTAATGAG ATTCCAGCTGAGGTGAAAAGAGGCAATGCAAGCAACGTAAGGAACCTCTTACTCGGTGATAAGAACAAGTACAGATCGATGTGGATAAGGACGTGCTCGTCTCTCTGGATGCTCGGAGGAGTTGTGTTCATAATCTACATGGGTCATCTCTACATTTGGGCTATGGTTGTTGGTATACAGATATTCATGGCTAAAGagctcttctttcttctcagaAGAGCTCACGAAGACCGTCGCTTGCCTGGTTTCAGGCTCTTGAACTGGCACTTCTTCTTCACCGCTATGTTGTTTGTCTATGGACGCATACTTCAGCAGCAGCTAGTCAACACTGTTTCTTCGGATAGATTTATCTACAAGCTTGTTAGTGGTTTGATCAAGTACCAGATGGTTATCTGCTACTTCTTGTACATTGCAG GTTTCATGTGGTTTATACTTacgttgaagaagaagatgtatAAGTATCAATTTGGGCAGTACGCTTGGACGCATATGATCCTCATCGTTGTGTTTACTCAATCTTCTTTCGTTGTGGCCAATATTTTCGAAGGGATCTTCTG GTTTCTTCTTCCAGCTGCGCTTATTGCTATGAACGATGTAGCAGCTTACTTCTTTGGTTTCTATTTCGGTAAGACTCCATTGATAAAGTTGTCTCCGAAGAAGACATGGGAAGGTTTCATTGGAGCATCGGTGGCAACTACAATCTCTGCGTTTCTT TTTGCAAACGTCTTAGGCCAGTTCCAATGGCTTACATGTCCAAGGAAG GATTTGTCGACTGGTTGGCTTCATTGTGATCCAGGCCCTCTGTTCAGGCCAGAGTATTTCCCACTGCCCTCTTGGATTGCTTCATTT TCTCCATGGAAAGAGATATCGATTCTACCCGTGCAGTGGCACGCTTTCTCTCTCGGTCTATTTGCATCTGTTATAGCTCCTTTTGGTGGTTTCTTTGCAAGCGGTTTCAAAAGAGCTTTCAAGATCAAG GACTTTGGAGACAGCATACCAGGACATGGAGGGTTTACTGACAGAATGGATTGCCAA ATGGTTATGGCGGTTTTCGCATACATCTACATACAATCTTTCATTGTTCATCAAGACTACAGTGTCGAGATGATCTTAGACCAG ATATCGAGGAGCCTGGGGCATGAGGAACAGAAAATGCTTTATGCAAAGCTCGGAGACATTCTCCGACACAAATTGCAAGGCGGGTTTTAA
- the LOC108842743 gene encoding 65-kDa microtubule-associated protein 2 isoform X2 encodes MGVTEADNPLLGEITCGTLLHKLQEIWDEVGESDEERDKLILQIEEECLNVYKKKVELAAKSRAELLQTLSDANVELSSLIAALGDKSYIGIPDKTSGTIKEQLSAIAPALEQLWQQKEERVREFSGVQSQIQRICEEIAGGLSNGPLVVDESDLSLKRLDDYKSKLQELLKEKSDRLNKVLEFVSTVHDLTDLWNLMDTPDEERRLFDHVTCNISASVHEVTVSGALALDLIQQAEVEVDRLDKLKASRMKEIAFKKQTELEEIYARAHIEIKPEEVRERIMSLVDSGNTEPAELLAQMDGEIAKAKEEAFSRKEILDRVEKWMSACEEESWLEDYNLDQNRYSASRGAHLNLKRAEKARILVSKITAMVDTLVAKTRAWEEDKNMSFEYDGVLLLAMLDEYTILRQEREEEKRRQKEQKKQQEQQPHTEQDSAFGSKPSPARPISAKKPVGTRANGGGGGSNETPIRRLSMNGNKSKRDSLNKLTSPSNLVAVSKEDAAASPVSCADPDSISSLS; translated from the exons ATGGGAGTGACAGAAGCAGACAATCCTCTTCTTGGAGAAATTACTTGTGGCACCTTACTCCACAAGTTACAG GAAATATGGGATGAAGTTGGTGAGAGCGACGAGGAACGAGACAAATTGATTCTTCAGATAGAGGAAGAATGTCTTAATGTTTACAAGAAGAAGGTTGAGCTTGCTGCAAAATCTCGCGCAGAGCTTCTTCAGACCTTGTCTGATGCCAATGTTGAACTTTCCAGTCTCATAGCTGCTCTTGGAGACAAAAGCTATATCGGCATT CCGGATAAGACTTCAGGAACGATCAAAGAGCAACTTTCTGCAATAGCACCTGCGCTTGAACAACTTTGGCAGCAGAAAGAGGAAAGGGTCCGTGAGTTTTCTGGTGTACAATCACAGATTCAGAGGATCTGTGAAGAGATAGCTGGCGGTTTGAGCAATGGACCTCTTGTGGTCGATGAGTCTGACTTGTCCCTCAAGAGATTAGATGACTACAAGAGCAAACTCCAAGAGCTCCTGAAAGAGaag AGTGATAGGTTGAACAAGGTGCTGGAGTTTGTGAGCACAGTGCATGAT CTAACTGATCTGTGGAATCTGATGGATACTCCTGATGAGGAAAGAAGGCTTTTTGACCATGTTACATGTAACATTTCAGCTTCGGTTCATGAAGTGACCGTCTCTGGTGCTCTTGCACTTGATCTGATCCAGCAG GCTGAGGTGGAAGTGGATAGGCTTGACAAGCTGAAAGCTAGCAGAATGAAGGAGATTGCATTCAAGAAGCAGACGGAGCTCGAGGAGATATATGCTCGTGCTCATATAGAGATTAAACCAGAGGAGGTTCGTGAGAGGATCATGTCGTTGGTTGATTCCGGGAACACTGAACCAGCTGAGCTACTAGCTCAAATGGATGGTGAGATCGCAAAGGCCAAGGAAGAAGCCTTTAGTAGAAAAGAAATATTGGACAGAGTTGAGAAGTGGATGTCAGCTTGTGAGGAAGAGAGCTGGCTCGAAGACTACAATCTG GATCAGAATAGGTACAGTGCAAGTCGCGGTGCGCATTTGAATCTCAAGAGAGCTGAGAAAGCTCGGATTCTGGTCAGCAAGATTACTG CAATGGTTGACACATTGGTTGCTAAAACCCGGGCATGGGAAGAGGATAAGAATATGTCCTTTGAGTATGATGGTGTTCTTCTGCTCGCTATGCTAGATGAATACACTATACTGAGGCAAGAACGAGAAGAGGAGAAACGGAGGCAGAAG GAACAGAAGAAGCAGCAAGAACAGCAGCCACATACAGAACAAGACTCCGCGTTTGGGTCTAAACCGAGTCCTGCAAGACCAATCAGTGCCAAGAAACCGGTGGGAACACGAGCtaacggaggaggaggagggagtaACGAAACTCCTATAAGGCGCTTATCCATGAACGGAAACAAGTCCAAAAGAGACAGTCTCAACAAGCTGACTTCACCTTCGAACCTTGTAGCCGTCTCTAAAGAGGATGCTGCTGCATCTCCAGTCTCTTGTGCTGACCCTGACAGTATCTCCAGTCTTTCTTAG
- the LOC108842743 gene encoding 65-kDa microtubule-associated protein 2 isoform X1: MGVTEADNPLLGEITCGTLLHKLQEIWDEVGESDEERDKLILQIEEECLNVYKKKVELAAKSRAELLQTLSDANVELSSLIAALGDKSYIGIPDKTSGTIKEQLSAIAPALEQLWQQKEERVREFSGVQSQIQRICEEIAGGLSNGPLVVDESDLSLKRLDDYKSKLQELLKEKSDRLNKVLEFVSTVHDLCAVLGLDFLNTVTEVHPSLDEENSVQNKSISNETLSTLAKTVLTLKEDKNQRLKKLQELATQLTDLWNLMDTPDEERRLFDHVTCNISASVHEVTVSGALALDLIQQAEVEVDRLDKLKASRMKEIAFKKQTELEEIYARAHIEIKPEEVRERIMSLVDSGNTEPAELLAQMDGEIAKAKEEAFSRKEILDRVEKWMSACEEESWLEDYNLDQNRYSASRGAHLNLKRAEKARILVSKITAMVDTLVAKTRAWEEDKNMSFEYDGVLLLAMLDEYTILRQEREEEKRRQKEQKKQQEQQPHTEQDSAFGSKPSPARPISAKKPVGTRANGGGGGSNETPIRRLSMNGNKSKRDSLNKLTSPSNLVAVSKEDAAASPVSCADPDSISSLS, from the exons ATGGGAGTGACAGAAGCAGACAATCCTCTTCTTGGAGAAATTACTTGTGGCACCTTACTCCACAAGTTACAG GAAATATGGGATGAAGTTGGTGAGAGCGACGAGGAACGAGACAAATTGATTCTTCAGATAGAGGAAGAATGTCTTAATGTTTACAAGAAGAAGGTTGAGCTTGCTGCAAAATCTCGCGCAGAGCTTCTTCAGACCTTGTCTGATGCCAATGTTGAACTTTCCAGTCTCATAGCTGCTCTTGGAGACAAAAGCTATATCGGCATT CCGGATAAGACTTCAGGAACGATCAAAGAGCAACTTTCTGCAATAGCACCTGCGCTTGAACAACTTTGGCAGCAGAAAGAGGAAAGGGTCCGTGAGTTTTCTGGTGTACAATCACAGATTCAGAGGATCTGTGAAGAGATAGCTGGCGGTTTGAGCAATGGACCTCTTGTGGTCGATGAGTCTGACTTGTCCCTCAAGAGATTAGATGACTACAAGAGCAAACTCCAAGAGCTCCTGAAAGAGaag AGTGATAGGTTGAACAAGGTGCTGGAGTTTGTGAGCACAGTGCATGATCTATGTGCCGTCCTTGGTTTAGATTTCTTGAACACGGTCACTGAAGTTCATCCGAGCTTAGATGAGGAAAACAGTGTTCAAAACAAGAGTATTAGCAATGAGACGCTTTCAACGTTGGCTAAGACTGTCTTGACTCTTAAGGAGGACAAGAATCAAAGACTTAAAAAG CTTCAAGAGCTAGCTACTCAGCTAACTGATCTGTGGAATCTGATGGATACTCCTGATGAGGAAAGAAGGCTTTTTGACCATGTTACATGTAACATTTCAGCTTCGGTTCATGAAGTGACCGTCTCTGGTGCTCTTGCACTTGATCTGATCCAGCAG GCTGAGGTGGAAGTGGATAGGCTTGACAAGCTGAAAGCTAGCAGAATGAAGGAGATTGCATTCAAGAAGCAGACGGAGCTCGAGGAGATATATGCTCGTGCTCATATAGAGATTAAACCAGAGGAGGTTCGTGAGAGGATCATGTCGTTGGTTGATTCCGGGAACACTGAACCAGCTGAGCTACTAGCTCAAATGGATGGTGAGATCGCAAAGGCCAAGGAAGAAGCCTTTAGTAGAAAAGAAATATTGGACAGAGTTGAGAAGTGGATGTCAGCTTGTGAGGAAGAGAGCTGGCTCGAAGACTACAATCTG GATCAGAATAGGTACAGTGCAAGTCGCGGTGCGCATTTGAATCTCAAGAGAGCTGAGAAAGCTCGGATTCTGGTCAGCAAGATTACTG CAATGGTTGACACATTGGTTGCTAAAACCCGGGCATGGGAAGAGGATAAGAATATGTCCTTTGAGTATGATGGTGTTCTTCTGCTCGCTATGCTAGATGAATACACTATACTGAGGCAAGAACGAGAAGAGGAGAAACGGAGGCAGAAG GAACAGAAGAAGCAGCAAGAACAGCAGCCACATACAGAACAAGACTCCGCGTTTGGGTCTAAACCGAGTCCTGCAAGACCAATCAGTGCCAAGAAACCGGTGGGAACACGAGCtaacggaggaggaggagggagtaACGAAACTCCTATAAGGCGCTTATCCATGAACGGAAACAAGTCCAAAAGAGACAGTCTCAACAAGCTGACTTCACCTTCGAACCTTGTAGCCGTCTCTAAAGAGGATGCTGCTGCATCTCCAGTCTCTTGTGCTGACCCTGACAGTATCTCCAGTCTTTCTTAG
- the LOC108842744 gene encoding protein HOMOLOG OF MAMMALIAN LYST-INTERACTING PROTEIN 5, whose amino-acid sequence MSNTNEPAKTLLPYLQRADELQKHEPLVAYYCRLYAMERGLKIPQSERTKTTNSILMSLINQLEKDKKSLTLSPDDSMHVEGFALNVFAKADKQDRAGRADLGTAKTFYAANIFFEILSQFGPVPPDIEQKQKYAAWKAADIRKAIKEGRKPTPGDPVDDETDLSIPSSGPSGSYDLGPTDTNVPSQHRTEPGPSHDSNDDSSHHHFPEVPQHHLPPPRFHDNLNNNYPTDAPPPPPSSYPSNDFNAPPTGPSDSPYPHTYNHQSYHQDPPQHMPPPPQNYPSHEPSPSSLPNFQSYPSFSESSLPATPSHYPSHFQNPEPYYSSPHSAPAPSSSSFASAPSPPPYSSSNGRVNVAPVLDPPAQKYHYDSSYQPGPEKIAEAHKAARFAVGALAFDEVSTAVEHLKKSLELLTNPSAGH is encoded by the exons atGTCGAACACAAACGAACCAGCGAAGACTCTTCTGCCTTACTTGCAACGAGCCGACGAGTTGCAGAAACATGAACCGCTTGTTGCTTATTACT gTCGGCTATACGCCATGGAACGAGGATTGAAAATTCCACAGAGCGAGAGAACTAAGACCACCAATTCGATCCTTATGTCCCTTATTAATCAGCTCGAAAAG GATAAGAAATCATTGACTCTGTCCCCAGATGACAGTATGCATGTGGAGGGGTTTGCACTAAATGTCTTTGCAAAGGCAGACAAGCAGGATCGTGCAGGACGAGCTGACTT GGGCACTGCCAAAACATTTTATGCTGCAAACATCTTCTTTGAGATTCTGAGCCAGTTCGGCCCCGTTCCTCCTGAT ATagagcagaaacagaagtatGCCGCTTGGAAAGCTGCTGACATAAGGAAAGCAATTAAAGAAGGAAGAAAGCCCACTCCAGGTGATCCTGTTGATGATGAAACTGATTTATCCATCCCATCAAGTGGTCCTAGTGGCTCCTAT GATCTTGGTCCTACTGATACCAACGTACCAAGTCAACATAGAACAGAGCCTGGTCCATCCCACGACTCGAATGATGACTCAAGCCACCACCATTTCCCTGAAGTTCCACAACATCATCTACCTCCTCCCAGGTTCCATGACAATCTTAACAACAATTATCCAACAGATGCCCCGCCTCCACCACCATCTTCTTACCCTTCCAACGATTTCAATGCGCCTCCCACAGGACCCTCAGACTCCCCTTACCCTCATACTTACAACCATCAATCATACCACCAAGACCCGCCACAACACATGCCGCCGCCACCACAAAACTACCCATCTCATGAGCCTTCGCCAAGCTCTCTCCCTAATTTCCAGTCTTACCCTAGCTTCAGTGAGAGCAGCCTCCCAGCCACTCCGTCCCACTACCCTTCTCACTTCCAGAACCCTGAACCTTACTATTCCTCTCCACATTCCGCACCTGCTCCTTCTTCCTCAAGTTTCGCCTCTGctccctctcctcctccttATTCATCATCAAACGGGCGTGTCAATGTTGCTCCCGTGCTAGATCCTCCGGCTCAGAAGTACCATTACGACAGCAGCTACCAGCCAGGGCCAGAGAAGATCGCAGAGGCACACAAGGCTGCTAGATTCGCTGTAGGAGCTTTGGCTTTCGATGAAGTCTCTACTGCTGTAGAACATCTGAAGAAGTCACTCGAGTTGCTTACGAATCCATCAGCGGGTCACTGA